A section of the Paenibacillus odorifer genome encodes:
- the gerPC gene encoding spore germination protein GerPC, whose translation MHPYYAQQVFNTLRLQAEKIQQLEKQLRDLQGDVDSIKNNKSASIGPINYHFEQLKIEKLEGTLNIGITPNEGNNLDEAMINGKPIGEQEVGTTALSDQIRPQILKYVQEEVPSQFSRLEKEKNLSIDEQYIQMVTQDLLNQMDGRINEYVSQLPATEEGRGYTDEECASIVEQIKRDIVMAVERHLEINITGRRETNEDNGDQ comes from the coding sequence ATGCATCCGTATTACGCTCAGCAGGTTTTTAATACACTAAGATTGCAAGCGGAGAAGATTCAACAGCTAGAGAAGCAACTTCGAGATTTGCAAGGCGATGTAGACAGCATAAAGAACAATAAATCTGCAAGTATAGGACCTATCAATTATCATTTTGAACAATTAAAAATCGAAAAGCTGGAAGGCACTTTAAATATAGGCATTACACCGAATGAGGGGAACAATCTGGATGAAGCGATGATCAACGGTAAACCTATTGGAGAGCAGGAGGTAGGTACAACTGCCTTATCGGATCAGATTCGCCCACAGATTCTGAAGTATGTGCAAGAAGAGGTTCCCTCGCAATTTTCACGTTTAGAAAAAGAGAAGAATTTAAGCATTGATGAGCAATATATCCAAATGGTGACTCAGGATCTGCTGAATCAGATGGATGGACGGATTAACGAGTATGTAAGCCAACTCCCAGCCACAGAAGAAGGGCGTGGATACACTGATGAGGAATGCGCTTCTATTGTAGAGCAAATCAAACGAGATATCGTTATGGCAGTAGAGCGGCATTTGGAAATAAATATAACCGGAAGGCGGGAGACGAATGAAGATAACGGTGATCAATAG
- a CDS encoding spore germination protein: MVSIIGNIKINSVGPSSTVLVGNTASVILSSNSKIYAGANSFSIGDSIGTNITNNAASSTNTMDSDVVDQVSPP; encoded by the coding sequence GTGGTTTCAATCATCGGCAATATTAAAATCAATAGCGTAGGCCCCAGCTCCACAGTCTTAGTAGGAAATACGGCATCCGTTATCCTGAGCAGCAACTCTAAAATTTATGCCGGTGCCAACTCCTTCTCCATAGGTGACTCCATAGGTACGAATATAACGAATAATGCGGCCAGCAGTACAAATACGATGGATTCAGATGTGGTGGATCAAGTATCACCTCCTTAA
- a CDS encoding spore germination protein GerPB gives MNITVYQCISIYNLKIGTISNSSVLQIGTSGRINSLSHNYETSGAPSSPSTPPAEKMDSPLVSLPPAAELYAQLN, from the coding sequence ATGAACATTACGGTATATCAATGCATATCGATCTATAATCTAAAAATCGGCACTATCTCTAATTCCTCGGTACTTCAGATTGGTACATCGGGACGTATCAATTCTTTGTCTCATAATTATGAGACCTCTGGAGCACCATCATCGCCTTCAACACCTCCAGCGGAAAAAATGGATTCACCCCTTGTGTCCTTGCCGCCAGCGGCAGAACTATATGCACAACTGAATTAG
- a CDS encoding spore gernimation protein GerPD, with translation MKITVINRDISVNAVKVVSISGSSVFLVGDTQSIHCSSAFDSVIEYTQSAPDQVKKGS, from the coding sequence ATGAAGATAACGGTGATCAATAGAGATATTAGTGTCAATGCAGTGAAAGTCGTTTCGATCTCGGGTTCATCAGTATTTTTAGTAGGGGATACTCAATCCATTCATTGCTCCTCGGCGTTTGACAGCGTAATAGAATATACTCAGAGCGCTCCAGATCAAGTCAAAAAAGGCAGTTAA